Below is a window of Candidozyma auris chromosome 3, complete sequence DNA.
ACACTCAAAGACACTCATGCGCCTATCGTAGACAAAATGTCTACTATGGTCCGCAAGTTTGAGCATCTGTTCGCCAGTGGGAGAGGGCAACACTGGAAGACAAATTTtagaagcagcagcaccatTGGTTTCAGAGACCAAAAGCCCAACGCAAATAGTACGCTTATTGACTATGAACTGACTGTGTTTGAGAGGAAAGAACTTGAACAGTCGTTGCAGGAGTTGGATATCGAGCTCCGAAAGCTCAAGACGGTGGACGCAATAGATGGCACCGAGGGCGGAGAGAAGATCGTGGACAAGAGGCTGCACTCAATTGATACACTAAAGCACTTGTACGATCTCTTATTGCATTCTCGAGCATGCCGCCGAATCGATACCCGAGTGTCATTTGATCTAAGTCGCTCTCCTTACATCCCTAAAGACGCAGAGTTCATGATAGTGGACGAATACGAACAGACTATCCAGTCCTTGGCGGAAGACATCAAGGGTCTTGTGGCCAGAGGTGCCggagccaaagaaagatggTTAGCAAACGCAAAAAGGTTGCAGGCTATCGAAGATGTCTTGCGCAATTTCGATGAGCCCATGGAAGTGGACTAATCTATAGAGCTACAATATGGGGGAAATGGCAATGCTAATCAGTATATTATAATGTACATTTTAATGACGCGACAAATCGTTTGGACTATCACTCGATAGAGCTTATCAAGATCACCGAATCGCCTCTTACAAACACCATCTCAGTTTTCCTCTTCACCGTGTCATCCTCTTTTTCACCGTATATGGTTTCTTCAGCATCACTCAAGACAATGTTGCAATGAGAGTCGAACCCTTGCAATCTGCCCTTCATTTCACGTGCTCCTCTCAATTTCACAAGAACGTATTCATCTAGTTGGTACCtgatgagatcaagagGCTCCTCCTGTTGGGGTGCCGTTTGTATTGAGGACATGGTGTAATACGAGGAAGGGGACCCTTTTGTTGGAAATCTCAAGCAGTGTAGTACGTACAGGATTTGCACACACTTGAAGTGGGAGCTTGTACAACCgggcttcaacttctgAAGGCGATGGAAAATTATTGAACGAGTCCGTCGCAGTTTAGTATATCCTTAATCTATCCAATTTTCCCAGGCTCCATTCTTTTTTAGTTTGTGATTCTACTTGTAGTTTCTATAGTGTGTAGACAGGATCACCTCACTTTTACATGGTGAATTTACATGTTAAAATGTTGACtgaagagatcaatgaTCCACGTAGATATTAGGACTTATTTGAATAAAACTCTCCTCACTCTGTCCGTGGAGTTCATTCCATCAAAgaacaccaccaccaaccCCGTGCACGTGATCTCACTGACAATGCTCGCTAACAaaaatttttgcaacagTAACAGTGGATATCAGCCATAGATTATGCTACTTTTCACCAGAGGGTTCCATGTGGGTACTAGGTCTCTTGCGAGAGCCAAGCCCTTGAAGTTTGGCCCGACTTCCAGCATCAAGCTCAGAGAACCCATCGTTCCCACCCACAAGAATTTCGATGTTTCCCCAGATCATCCATTATGGGCATTCTTTCCCAAAGGTAATGAGACAGAATACTCTCTTAGAGAGCCTGGCGAGGAAATAAAAGACTGCCGTGCTTGGACCATGGCTGAGTTACGCAGAAAGTCTTTCGACGACTTGCACAAGATTTGGTACTTAACattgaaggaaagaaaCATGTTGGGCAGAGAGACCTTTTACGTACACCACATATCGTATGGCGTCAAATTTACCGAAGTCGATCAGATGCTCAAGTTGACGCAAAAGAGGATCAAGCAGGTCTTGCTCGAAAGGCAAACTGCCATGGAAAGAGCACAGACGATGACCGAAGAAATCTCTGAGTACTTAAAAGAGTTTGAGGAAGCTTATGTTAATGCCACAGGAGACCTAATCCCAAGTTTCAATGACAAATTGGTCCGTTTGCAATATGCGATTTTTGGCATTGAACCTTCTCTCGAAGAATACGATTTGGAAAGAGATATCAATGTCAAGTTCGTCGAGGGCCTCAGCTTCGTTGCCAACGTGAAGGTAAAGAGATACCTAAAGAACCACGACTCTGATGCTCTCGAGTTGCCTCTCAATGGCGTCATGGAAGAATTGCCGTTCTTATTGCGTGACACAAAGGATgctattgaagaagtcaagaCGCTAAGGGAGTCTGGCAACAGTGTCAAGCTCGACAAGATTGATGTGTTCCCATTCTTGAGAAATGCATTGTCGAAAGCCATGGAACCAGAGGCTGTCGACCTACAAAACTAGTCATAATAATCTCATGGTCATTTGTACATAGTAAAGATGGTATCGGAAAATCATGTTTTGTAGTTACCACATCTGGAATTGTTCGAATAACTCGATCTTTTGGCTTGGATCCCTTGCAAGCTCCTGAACTATCTGAGCCCTGATATCGTCAACCATGGCAGGATGCCCACAAGTAACAAAACCTGTGCTATTATTACCGGCGTATGCTAATTCGTCCCCTACTAGTGACCTCATATCAGGACGTCCTTCAATGAACTCTATGTGAGAAAGCGAAGTTCTCATACTGTTCATGTAGTCGAAAGCTCCATTATCGGACTTTTCACTCTcattctttccaaaatcCAGGGATCTCTCTTTGGAGCCTCGAGAAACATAAATCATTACCTCCATGTTTAGCATTTGTAACTGCCTAAGCTCTGTAGTGAACCATGTGAGTGATGAATAGTCCCGAATGATCCAAACCAATTTCACCGGCCTGTGTGGATAGttgattgcaaaatctTTGGCACCAGCATACATGCCTGGAATTCCATTACCTGAAGCAATGAATACAGCACGGTCGACAATCTCCACTGGCATTCTTTCGAAGTAAGGGCCCTCTaccatcaccttcaccCTGAGAGTGTGACCTGGTGCATTCAACAATTTTTGATAAAGCCCATGCGTGACACCGCCTTTTATTTTGACGTACATTCCGATGGTGTGTTCATCTTCAGGCTCATCAACCAAGGTGAATGGGTGTGACTGCCAAAATGCTGTTGGTGTGAGGAAATGCACGAAGGCATGGCTGCCTGGATGTGGTTtccaccaagaaggtcTTTTTGAGACCACTCTGATGGTTTCATTAGCTTTGAGCTCAATTGTGGCTTCCTGGACCCCAAACAGTGCAAGCCTGACACCTCTTAcgaggaagttgaagccCCAGACAGCAATGCACGCAATGAAGAAGCCCTCAAGCAGTTTATGCTTGACATGTACAAAGCCGCCCGCAATTAACAAGATTGCAAGAATATAGTGAGTGATGAGAAATAATTCGTACCTCGTACGACGAAGCCAAAACATCGAAAATCCAATTATACACCCCATCGCCACGGCTGCTATGAGTCCCCATAGAATATATCCATCACGGAGTGAAGAAGGGTAACTGTTGAAAGACTTGAGTGTCATTGTCTTGGTTCCCACGTGAaccatcaacatcaagaaggagactCTTGCAATCCACCTGTGGAAGATCAAAAACCTAGTATATTGCCAACCAGTTACAAATTGCAAGAAGTTGTTCCTACCAGCAAAAAGAATTAGCACTGGGAAGGCAAAGATAGTGAGAATGCCGCTTCTGTTTCCCACTTGTAGATACACGGGTCTGTCTGAAGCATTATTGATCTCCACACCACAAAAGACAGCACTCAAGATAAAGTATATCGCTAGTAAGATAGATTCCATCCTCAAAGGGACAAGCCACTCAAAACGCCCAAGCTTTTTGGTATTGAAGTGAGCCTTTTTGAAAGTAGGAGGAATGATAAAGAGTCTCCTAATGTGATTGACGGGAGCCCACGCAAGAAGAGCACCCGACCAGTTTGggaaaaagcttcttgtccaaTGAATTATGCCAGCAACAATGCACACAAAAAACCAGTAGACGGTGAGTGTAGCACCGAAGATGACCGAGTAGTTGTTCGTTCTGTCGAAGTTGCTGATGTCAGAAGCTACTTGCAACACTGTGCCTCTGGAAAACGACAACAGTCGAATCGAAGCTTCCAGAGCTGCCAGAGACGAGCTGCTGTTGACCGCATACTTGGTTGCATTGGTGTAAGCCTCATCGAACTGATGCTTCGAGAGCGACTGGGGACAGACTGCAAGGAAACGATCAATATAGTCTTCATCAACTAGTGAATCCTTCAAGCACAAGGCCATTGAGCCCAAATAAGGCTGGTTATCGACGTCGCAATATGGAGAGACATCCAAGTGATCGCTATCCAGGCCAGGTGCTACCACTGCCTGGTGTACTTGACCACAGGCCTTATACCCCGAGTCGACCttatcaaagagctcaaagGCAGCACCAgcttgcaaaagaagaaagggTTTTAGATACCTCATGATCTGCCTGACTAAATTGCTACATCAACTACACAGCAGGAAAAGTTTCCTGGTATTTATTGCAATTGGGGGCCTTGTCAGAGGCTCTGGCGTAGCCTTGCaaaaatgggtgcaaagaaacagacCAAGACTTGGCGCTTGCGGCCAATCCCACTGCAACGCCTCCAACTTGCGTAAAGAAGGAAACACAAAAACCAGGAACACTGCTGCAATGCGCCCCTAGCCACATTGACACTCGAATATCGTCTCATTCATCTCGAGAGATCTCTCATAAGCATTTGTCATCTTGCGCAGACGGTAGCGCGGCTGTCCCAATCTGGCGTCTGTCAGAGGCTTCTTTCAGGCACTTGatgatggctgcgaaagaaAGCGTATGAAGGCACACTCCTCTGCGGAGTCACTTGGAAGCTTCGATGACTCTCAAGCCTCGAGAGGTCAGCCTCATCTGGTCTGGCGGAGCTCCGCGAGATCTACGttttttctccatttgGTGTGGGTGGCAGGTCTAGaagaaattttttttggattttTGCCGAGCAGTTGTCCATCTACGTCAATGCCGCAAATGGGGAGGGGCCACCAGAGCTGACGTTCGCTTGTCACCGGCCATTCGCTAGACATGGGTGGACCCTTACAATAATAATCAACAAGACTAAATCTGGACTTTTCAAGGGGCTCGTTGACTGAATCCGCGACAGTTAGGTCCTCAAAGTTGTCTTGTAATATGGTCCCCCGGAGAGGGTTCTCCAGCTATACGCTCGCCTAAAGTTGACGCAAGAGGTGTTCAAGTGCCCACAGAGAGGAGACAACGAGAGAATGTGCACAATACAATACAATGGCTTCCCTTCAGCATGCGTCTCGGAAGTGAAACTGTTTTCGAAACACGCATCCTTGCGGTTTTCAGGTAAGACAGCTTATTTTGCTAACATCCACATAGACTGCCGCCTCGTTTCAGGAAATACCAGATTGCCCTATGCCAAGAGCGAGGGGGGTTTGTAGTAACTAAGAGTGAGCTGTGGGGCTCTTGACTTCGCCAGGGGCATGATCCAGGATATCCAAAACGGTATAGCGACATATTTCGGCAAATCATCCCtgacaagaaaaaagacGTTTGATTGTGAGGGGCATTATATGGAGCCAGATACGGCGCACGGCTTGAAATCAGGTACACATGGGTGCACATGATGAGCTGGATGTGTTATCAGGCAAAATTGGTCAGCCAGGCAATTATGTCTACTAAGTTGCTGCTGTGAACCAGAGTGGGTTTTCAATGAAggttttttggtgaagaccCTGGCTAGCTGCCAGTGTGACCACTATTGTTGAGGACTCATCTCAGCGAGCGTAAGAAAAAGACATACCAAAACCCAAATACATGTGTTTGAAATGAAACCTCCGAATTCAGTCAATGGGAGGGTTGAATTTGATAGACTGAGATTGGGTAATAGTTTGAATTTTGTTGCTATGATCGACAACTTTGCTTGGGACGTAGAGTTCATACAGAAGACCCTAAGAAAGTGTTCAGAATTGCGATGTCGATTTAGAGGAGATCTAATGCTCGGAAGTTTCTCATGGAGATTCAAACTGCGTTAGAGAGTATTGTTGTCTTGTAAAGTGGGCCGATTTAGTTTCTTGTCTtgatctttcttcttgctaAGTCAAAGGAGGCAGATTTACCTCCATCATCGTAAAAACTAAGTACTTAGGACAAAACTGCCCTCCAGATGCAGATTTCAAACTTTAGCAAAGGGTATGTACTTATATTATGGTCAATCTCCAccattttcgcagccaatgtATGATCGATCACCAGTTGGCCTGACGGGAGATTCCTCCCTTCAAAATTTAAGTTCTAAGCTTCAGAGAATTTCTTAGCCTATTTACATTTACAGCATTCCCTCCAAAGAGTAATCTCGCtggtttttttcttcctaCTGAAAACTCTCCCAAAATCCCTTGGTGAGCCTCCTGTGTGTACCCAATCACATTAACAGTACTGCGACCACCCACCCTATCAAGGCAAACACCGAAAATGGGAGGAAGAATCATCGGCTTTTTGGCCGGCGTAACAGTCACCGGTGCCGTGTACAGCTTTTCCAAGGGTTTCATGAAGAACGTAGAGGAGCTCACTCATGCCAGCCTCCTCGAAATGAAAGATCAGATCGACAACAGAATCCTTACTGACAACGGAATCGACAAAAACCCACAGCCGCCAAATAGAAGGATAACCCAGGTGACGAGGCCCTCTTTTGCAGAAACATGCAAAGACTACTGGAACGAGGAGTTCATAAAGGGGGTGAATTGGGTCTACTCGATCAACTGGTACCAGTGGGGGCTTGATGCCGACCGCAAGTTGAACACTTTGACCGACAAATTGACGAAAAAAATTGCCGACACGGGCAAGAAAGAGTAAATTTACGCTGCATAATCAATCTTTTAATACATAGAACCTATTCATTTGATTGTTGATCACTCTCAGTTGTCCTCTGTTTGTTTGCATCTCTTTCTTtaaagaacttcttcacgtcccgattgatgaaaaaattgagGAGCGGTGCAAAAGCCAGGAGAAAGAATGCCACAATCACCTGGAAGAAGCTCCACGTGCGTGGTTGCACGCTCAAGGCCATACATCCCAAAAGCCAGCCTATGAAATCCGTATACACGGCATCGTAGCCCTTGGCCAACTGATCAAGAACGTAGTCGCAACACTCAATGGAAGGAATGGCCGGACTGGCGCCCTCAATctccttggtgatctttggctttgttttctcttcctcctcgtaGCCCTCACTAGCAAAACTTCCAGGAAACACACAGCTTACTCTGTACCCATAGTGGGCCAATTCCTGTCTTAGTATTATCAGAAGGCTCAGAATAGCAGCTTTAGTTGGAGCATACTGACCATACCCAATGAACGGATAAGAAGCTACGgtggaagaaaaaagcacAATATGTCTgtgtttcttctccttgttaATTGTGGCCTTGTGCCCGCAATGAACCACATTGACTGCTGAATAGTAGTTCACCTTCATCCCCTGAGCAAGTTCCTGGCCGCTTAGTTCCGAAAAGAGCTTGGGCACCGAAGATCCAGCGCagcagaagatgaagtCAGGGTCGACGCCCTTATCCTCGATTATAGTTCTCCACAACTCAGCAGTAGCCTCGTAGTCACTCACGTCACACGCCAAATAATTACAAGTGGGCTTCAAGCCGTGGTCACTGGATTTGTCAGCGTTCTTTATTATATTCTCTGCTTGCTTCTCGAGCTTAGCTTTGGTTCTTGCAACCAATAGCACAGAGCAGCCTTTCTCGTAAAGCCTGAAGGCGATGTCTGCACCAATTCCTTGGGAACCGCCCACAACTAAGGCGAACTTGCCAGCGGGCTTGAAATGGGACTTTGACCAccacattgaagaaaactgGGATAGGGATTACAGTTTCGTTTGAGATATGCGCTTTCTCATATACTCTTGGGAAGTCTTCCGCACTCTACTGCAGAACAATCTGATAGCGCATATTCAATGAAGCCACGAACCAGTGAGTAGAGTTCACAATTGGACTTTAACAAAATAGGATTAGTCCTCAAACTTTGGATTCTATCCACATTGATCGCTACGCTCaattgttgattttggtcATCCCCTTCACCTCAAACATCCTTGTTGGTATTTCTCGAGACTAGTGTAAACGATGGCTTACTACGAAGCGCAATTCACACCTACACTC
It encodes the following:
- the SMX4 gene encoding U4/U6-U5 snRNP complex subunit LSM3 — its product is MSSIQTAPQQEEPLDLIRYQLDEYVLVKLRGAREMKGRLQGFDSHCNIVLSDAEETIYGEKEDDTVKRKTEMVFVRGDSVILISSIE
- a CDS encoding mitochondrial 54S ribosomal protein uL29m encodes the protein MLLFTRGFHVGTRSLARAKPLKFGPTSSIKLREPIVPTHKNFDVSPDHPLWAFFPKGNETEYSLREPGEEIKDCRAWTMAELRRKSFDDLHKIWYLTLKERNMLGRETFYVHHISYGVKFTEVDQMLKLTQKRIKQVLLERQTAMERAQTMTEEISEYLKEFEEAYVNATGDLIPSFNDKLVRLQYAIFGIEPSLEEYDLERDINVKFVEGLSFVANVKVKRYLKNHDSDALELPLNGVMEELPFLLRDTKDAIEEVKTLRESGNSVKLDKIDVFPFLRNALSKAMEPEAVDLQN
- the FRE7 gene encoding Fre7p, with the protein product MRYLKPFLLLQAGAAFELFDKVDSGYKACGQVHQAVVAPGSDSDHLDVSPYCDVDNQPYLGSMALCLKDSLVDEDYIDRFLAVCPQSLSKHQFDEAYTNATKYAVNSSSSSAASEASIRSLSFSRGTVLQVASDISNFDRTNNYSVIFGATLTVYWFFVCIVAGIIHWTRSFFPNWSGALLAWAPVNHIRRLFIIPPTFKKAHFNTKKLGRFEWLVPLRMESILLAIYFILSAVFCGVEINNASDRPVYLQVGNRSGILTIFAFPVLILFAGRNNFLQFVTGWQYTRFLIFHRWIARVSFLMLMVHVGTKTMTLKSFNSYPSSLRDGYILWGLIAAVAMGCIIGFSMFWLRRTRYELFLITHYILAILLIAGGFVHVKHKSLEGFFIACIAVWGFNFLVRGVRLASFGVQEATIELKANETIRVVSKRPSWWKPHPGSHAFVHFLTPTAFWQSHPFTLVDEPEDEHTIGMYVKIKGGVTHGLYQKLLNAPGHTLRVKVMVEGPYFERMPVEIVDRAVFIASGNGIPGMYAGAKDFAINYPHRPVKLVWIIRDYSSLTWFTTELRQLQMLNMEVMIYVSRGSKERSSDFGKNESEKSDNGAFDYMNSMRTSLSHIEFIEGRPDMRSLVGDELAYAGNNSTGFVTCGHPAMVDDIRAQIVQELARDPSQKIELFEQFQMW
- the KSR1 gene encoding 3-dehydrosphinganine reductase, with amino-acid sequence MWWSKSHFKPAGKFALVVGGSQGIGADIAFRLYEKGCSVLLVARTKAKLEKQAENIIKNADKSSDHGLKPTCNYLACDVSDYEATAELWRTIIEDKGVDPDFIFCCAGSSVPKLFSELSGQELAQGMKVNYYSAVNVVHCGHKATINKEKKHRHIVLFSSTVASYPFIGYGQYAPTKAAISSLSIILRQELAHYGYRVSCVFPGSFASEGYEEEEKTKPKITKEIEGASPAIPSIECCDYVLDQLAKGYDAVYTDFIGWLLGCMALSVQPRTWSFFQVIVAFFLSAFAPLLNFFINRDVKKFFKERDANKQRTTESDQQSNE